From Glycine soja cultivar W05 chromosome 4, ASM419377v2, whole genome shotgun sequence, the proteins below share one genomic window:
- the LOC114409797 gene encoding 1-aminocyclopropane-1-carboxylate oxidase 4-like: MRNFHVINLENINGEERKTILDQIQDACQNWGFFELVNHGIHLELLDGVERLTKEHWRKCMEKRFREAVESKGLEAEVKDMDWESTFFLRHLPDSNISKIPDLSQEYQDAMKEFTQKLEKLVEELLDLLCENLGLEKWYLKNAFYGS; the protein is encoded by the exons ATGAGGAACTTCCATGTGATCAACTTGGAGAATATCAATGGTGAGGAGAGAAAGACTATCTTGGACCAAATTCAAGATGCTTGTCAGAATTGGGGATTTTTTGAG TTGGTGAATCATGGAATACACCTTGAACTTTTGGATGGGGTGGAAAGGTTAACAAAAGAGCATTGGAGAAAATGCATGGAGAAGAGGTTCAGGGAGGCAGTGGAAAGCAAGGGGTTAGAAGCTGAAGTAAAGGACATGGATTGGGAGAGCACATTCTTCTTGCGCCATCTCCCAGACTCCAATATCTCTAAAATCCCTGATCTCAGCCAAGAGTACCA GGATGCAATGAAGGAATTTACACAGAAATTGGAGAAGCTTGTTGAGGAGTTGTTAGACTTGTTATGTGAAAATCTTGGATTAGAGAAATGGTACCTGAAGAATGCATTTTATGGATCATAG
- the LOC114410847 gene encoding malate dehydrogenase 1, glyoxysomal-like — translation MFFKRGECRAKGGALGFKVEILGATGGIGQSLSLQMMMNPLVSILHLYDVVNTPSVTTDVSHMDTGVVVRGFPGQQQLESALTSMDLVIILAGVLRKPRMTRDYLFKINVRIVRILSRGIAKCCPNAIVNLISNLVNSTVAIAAEVSKKVGTYDPKRLLGVTTLDVVRANTFAEVLGVDPREVGCLSGVTILPLLSQDKPPSSFTSKETEYLTNRIQNGGTKVVEVMPHKPIALTCHWSRRGIIRKIFCI, via the exons ATGTTCTTTAAGAGAGGTGAGTGCAGAGCAAAAGGTGGGGCACTTGGATTCAAAGTTGAAATTTTGGGGGCTACTGGAGGAATTGGTCAATCCCTTTCTTTGCAAATGATGATGAACCCATTGGTTTCAATTCTTCATCTTTATGATGTTGTCAACACCCCTAGTGTCACAACTGATGTTAGCCACATGGACACTGGTGTTGTG GTTCGTGGCTTTCCGGGGCAGCAACAACTTGAGAGTGCACTCACTAGCATGGACTTGGTAATCATACTTGCTGGGGTGCTAAGGAAACCTAGGATGACAagagattatttatttaaaataaacgtTAGAATTGTGAGGATCCTTTCTAGAGGAATTGCCAAGTGCTGCCCCAATGCAATTGTCAACTTGATTAGTAATCTAGTGAATTCCACAGTTGCTATTGCTGCGGAGGTTTCCAAGAAAGTCGGTACATATGATCCAAAGCGACTACTGGGTGTTACAACCCTTGATGTTGTGAGGGCAAATACTTTT GCAGAGGTACTTGGAGTTGATCCAAGAGAGGTTGGATGTCTTTCTGGAGTCACAATTTTGCCTCTTTTGTCACAG GATAAGCCTCCCAGTAGCTTCACTTCAAAAGAAACTGAATACCTGACAAATCGCATCCAAAATGGTGGAACTAAAGTTGTTGAGGTAATGCCACATAAACCTATAGCTTTAACATGTCACTGGAGTAGAAGAGGGATAATTCGCAAGATTTTCtgcatataa
- the LOC114409795 gene encoding U-box domain-containing protein 38-like — translation MGGNGKHRWKFSFHRSSSQTSNPDPNQVPKEFTCPISGSLMSDPVVVASGQTFERLAVQLCKDLNFSPKLDDGTRPDFSTIIPNLAIKTTILHWCDNSRTQPPLPPDYASLERHVREEKEKQDLIRVSEKELLNAVADNPPVIFSHAATELGPRVNHFNSGSSSEESVIIPPSPGTPLPLTIRPTCFSSSSSSCEIEIENPNTPASEEEEGILKKLKSNEVFEQEEGAIALRKITRSKEEARVSLCTPRVLLALRGLLASRYGVVQVNAVASLVNLSLEKQNKLKIVRSGFVPFLIDVLKGGLGESQEHAAGALFSLALDDDNKMAIGVLGALHPLMHALRAESERTRHDSALALYHLSLVQSNRLKLVKLGAVPTLLSMVVAGNLASRVLLILCNLAVCTEGRTAMLDANAVEILVGLLRGNELDSEANRENCVAALYALSHRSLRFKGLAKDARVVEVLKEIEQTGTERARERARKVLHMMRTVGDGDGDEIDEFYDSAGLTRNRYRVGAARNNNNLVNTTTF, via the coding sequence ATGGGTGGCAACGGCAAGCACAGGTGGAAATTCTCCTTCCACCGTTCCTCATCCCAAACCTCCAATCCCGACCCGAACCAAGTTCCCAAGGAGTTCACCTGCCCCATTTCCGGCTCACTAATGTCCGACCCTGTCGTCGTAGCCTCGGGCCAAACCTTCGAACGCCTCGCCGTTCAACTCTGCAAAGACCTCAACTTCTCCCCGAAGCTGGACGACGGCACCCGACCCGACTTCTCCACCATAATCCCCAACCTCGCCATCAAAACGACGATCCTCCACTGGTGCGACAATTCCCGCACCCAACCCCCGCTCCCACCGGATTACGCCTCCCTCGAGCGCCACgtcagagaagaaaaagaaaaacaagaccTAATTAGGGTTTCCGAAAAGGAGCTTCTCAACGCGGTGGCCGACAACCCTCCTGTCATCTTCTCCCATGCCGCCACCGAGTTAGGCCCCCGAGTCAATCACTTCAACTCCGGATCCTCCTCCGAGGAATCCGTCATCATCCCTCCGAGTCCGGGAACGCCGTTGCCGTTAACGATTCGTCCAACGTGcttctcttcctcctcctcctcctgcgAGATCGAAATCGAAAACCCCAACACACCAGCATCGGAGGAGGAAGAAGGGATATTGAAGAAATTGAAGAGTAACGAGGTGTTTGAGCAAGAAGAAGGCGCAATCGCGCTGAGGAAGATCACGAGGAGCAAAGAGGAGGCTAGGGTTTCGCTCTGCACGCCGCGGGTGCTGTTAGCGCTTCGTGGTTTACTCGCTTCCCGATACGGCGTCGTTCAGGTCAACGCAGTGGCGTCTTTGGTCAACCTTTCTCTTGAGAAGCAGAACAAGTTGAAGATCGTTAGGTCAGGGTTTGTGCCGTTTTTAATCGATGTTTTGAAGGGGGGATTGGGTGAGTCGCAGGAGCACGCTGCGGGCGCACTTTTTAGTTTGGCTTTGGACGATGACAACAAGATGGCGATTGGCGTTCTCGGCGCGTTGCATCCGTTGATGCACGCTCTTCGTGCCGAGTCCGAGCGGACTCGGCACGACTCAGCGCTCGCGCTGTATCATTTGTCACTTGTACAGAGCAACAGATTGAAATTGGTTAAACTCGGGGCTGTCCCCACGCTCCTCTCGATGGTGGTGGCGGGGAATTTGGCGAGCCGGGTGCTGCTGATTCTCTGCAACCTCGCCGTGTGCACCGAGGGGCGCACGGCGATGCTGGACGCCAACGCGGTGGAGATTCTGGTGGGGTTATTACGAGGGAACGAGTTGGACTCGGAGGCGAATCGGGAGAATTGCGTGGCGGCTTTGTACGCGCTGAGTCATAGAAGCTTGAGGTTCAAGGGTTTGGCCAAGGACGCGAGAGTGGTGGAGGTTTTGAAGGAGATCGAACAAACGGGAACGGAGAGGGCGAGGGAGAGGGCGAGGAAGGTGTTGCATATGATGAGGACTGTGGGAGATGGGGACGGTGATGAGATTGACGAGTTTTACGACTCGGCCGGATTGACTCGGAATCGGTACCGAGTTGGTGCTGCCAGGAATAACAACAACCTCGTCAACACGACCACGTTTTAG